In a single window of the bacterium genome:
- a CDS encoding transposase codes for MTTFFMLGVSEKIKNNKIIAVNKLINWNRCLNHLRKIHKSDESLMGGQVPYDRLKMFKSILLQQWHSLSDEQLVEALSVRVDFMAFTGFELADELPNASTFCRFRNKLIERNIEKRLFKAGVTQHKLKSCCH; via the coding sequence ATGACTACATTTTTCATGCTGGGTGTAAGCGAAAAAATTAAAAATAATAAAATAATTGCAGTAAACAAATTAATAAATTGGAACAGATGTTTAAATCATTTAAGAAAAATTCATAAAAGCGATGAAAGCCTAATGGGCGGTCAGGTTCCGTACGATAGATTAAAAATGTTCAAATCCATACTTTTACAACAATGGCACAGTTTAAGCGATGAGCAACTGGTTGAAGCTCTTAGCGTCAGAGTTGATTTTATGGCATTTACAGGCTTTGAACTAGCGGATGAATTGCCCAATGCTTCAACTTTTTGCAGATTTAGAAATAAATTAATCGAAAGAAATATTGAAAAAAGATTGTTTAAAGCAGGAGTTACGCAGCATAAGTTAAAGTCTTGTTGTCATTGA
- a CDS encoding MarC family protein has product MHGILNSTIVTFLALFFTIDVIGTTPVFVSLTSNANIAFRKKMAIKGVIIAFFILFFFALSGTGVLNILGISLPAFRIAGGILLLILSIDMVLAKPSSGIRSETVEEREESMGKNDISVFPLAIPLLSGPAAITMVILFMKQAEGDLIHQAIILSALFANMVICWIILTFSASISRLLGKTGINVLNRIFGILLTALACQFFIDGMLEAFFKH; this is encoded by the coding sequence TTGCATGGCATTTTAAATTCAACAATAGTAACTTTTCTCGCCCTGTTTTTTACGATAGATGTTATAGGAACTACCCCTGTATTTGTTTCTTTAACAAGTAATGCCAACATTGCTTTCAGAAAAAAAATGGCAATTAAAGGCGTTATCATTGCTTTTTTTATATTATTTTTCTTTGCATTGTCAGGTACAGGCGTTTTAAATATTTTAGGCATAAGTTTACCTGCTTTTCGCATAGCAGGTGGAATTTTACTTTTAATTTTGTCTATAGATATGGTACTGGCAAAACCATCCTCGGGAATCAGATCTGAAACTGTCGAAGAGAGAGAAGAATCGATGGGGAAAAATGATATTTCGGTTTTTCCTCTTGCTATTCCTTTATTATCCGGGCCTGCTGCAATCACTATGGTTATTCTGTTTATGAAGCAGGCAGAAGGTGATTTGATTCATCAAGCAATTATTTTGTCAGCTCTTTTTGCCAATATGGTTATATGCTGGATTATTTTAACTTTTTCCGCATCCATAAGCCGGTTGTTAGGAAAAACAGGAATTAACGTTTTAAACAGAATTTTCGGAATTTTGTTAACGGCTCTTGCATGCCAGTTCTTTATAGATGGAATGCTAGAGGCTTTTTTTAAGCACTAA
- the nadD gene encoding nicotinate (nicotinamide) nucleotide adenylyltransferase — protein sequence MNLTVFAGTFNPIHIAHLIIAESVRTELNADKILFIPSFIPPHRDSDLAGAAHRLNMVKLAIETNPHFEVSDIELKLQGISYTFNTIQELYRQNSEIKSKINFIIGADAFNNIESWYKYEELAKLINFIVLARPKSKDIEEIINNLSLKDFSYKFVEAPRIDISSSFIRQRVKEKKSVKHLVTNEVESYIEKNRLYCD from the coding sequence ATGAATTTAACTGTATTTGCAGGAACTTTTAACCCGATTCATATTGCGCATCTCATAATTGCGGAATCAGTCCGCACTGAACTAAATGCCGATAAAATTCTGTTCATTCCGTCATTTATTCCTCCACATAGAGATTCTGACTTAGCAGGTGCCGCACATCGCTTAAATATGGTTAAACTGGCTATTGAAACCAATCCGCATTTTGAAGTTTCTGATATTGAGCTGAAACTTCAGGGAATTTCGTATACTTTCAACACAATTCAAGAACTTTACAGACAAAATTCTGAAATAAAAAGCAAAATTAATTTTATTATAGGAGCTGATGCCTTTAATAATATAGAAAGCTGGTATAAATACGAAGAACTGGCGAAATTAATTAATTTTATCGTTCTTGCCCGACCAAAAAGCAAAGATATAGAAGAAATTATAAATAATTTAAGTTTGAAAGATTTCAGCTATAAATTTGTGGAAGCTCCGAGAATCGATATTTCTTCTTCCTTTATAAGACAGCGGGTTAAAGAAAAAAAATCCGTAAAACACCTTGTAACAAATGAAGTGGAAAGCTATATTGAAAAAAACAGGCTTTATTGCGATTAA
- the yqeK gene encoding bis(5'-nucleosyl)-tetraphosphatase (symmetrical) YqeK: MTNNPIDIREWIKNKLECDEERYLHSLGAEETARELAARFGADEEKAALAALIHDNAKCFEYKELVQIVNENNFPIKDDVKNNHKILHAFAGAYLAQKELGIEDKDILNAIMYHTTGRTAMSLLEKIVYLSDKLEKRTRPPEYRNKIAKILQQTNDIDKTILVTVDLTIRSLLDRKLAINSRTIEVWNDLII, translated from the coding sequence ATGACAAATAATCCGATAGACATAAGAGAATGGATAAAAAACAAACTGGAATGTGATGAAGAAAGATATCTGCATTCTCTTGGAGCTGAAGAAACCGCAAGAGAACTTGCTGCCAGATTTGGTGCGGATGAAGAAAAAGCAGCACTTGCAGCACTTATCCATGACAACGCAAAATGCTTTGAGTACAAAGAACTTGTGCAAATCGTTAATGAGAATAATTTCCCCATAAAAGACGATGTAAAAAATAACCATAAAATATTACACGCCTTTGCAGGGGCTTATCTGGCACAAAAAGAGCTGGGAATAGAAGACAAAGACATCTTAAACGCCATAATGTACCACACAACAGGCAGAACAGCGATGAGCCTCCTTGAAAAAATCGTCTATTTGTCTGATAAATTGGAAAAAAGAACAAGACCGCCTGAGTACAGAAATAAAATCGCAAAAATTCTTCAACAAACAAACGACATAGACAAAACAATTCTTGTAACAGTCGATTTGACAATAAGAAGCCTGCTTGACAGAAAACTTGCAATAAACTCACGAACTATAGAAGTCTGGAATGATTTAATTATTTAA
- a CDS encoding chemotaxis protein CheA: MSLEQYLGLFIDESKENLQILNGNLLKLEKEPENTEVLNEIFRVAHTFKGMAKTMGFNYTSDLTHNMENLLEPLRSGKKQADSKVVDLLFSCLDKLEGLVDNIVDKGSENEDVSINQLVKDLQAVISNKESAAPDTSACQKLEFNEYEQTVINAALNQGLTIKEITVYISNDCVLPGVRSYMINSLLENMGEIVKYIPCVEEIESGVFLQTKDFNHVVKAVFITNEPNEQIKEKIKDISEIAEADVADITNLTKTDTATKDDAPGTTTEIKQSEETKPEDIQEQKAISKVVNQTIRVNASRLDKLMNLVGELVINKTRIFELSKDLESNDLINSVGFMENITGEIQEIVMKLRMVQVDQVFNRFPRLVRDIAKNLKKEVNLVIKGKEIEIDRAVVDEIGDPLVHLIRNSLDHGLETPEERIKKGKLAKGTIELHALNEGDNILIKVIDDGRGIDPDNIKRKAISKGFITEEAARSLDESAIFDLVLKPGFSTVEVATDLSGRGVGMDVVKSKVISLGGTVNISSKIDKGTVVTITLPSTMAIIQALIIKIGEEIYAMPLNCINEVIDITADQVKKIQNKEVITVREKTIPLLRMPEFLETPGYIDDAEKPITVVIVKSQEKYIGISVTELVGQQEVVIKPINKKLCSEHYISGATTLGNGEVALILNINNLI, encoded by the coding sequence TTGAGTTTAGAGCAATATTTAGGATTATTTATTGATGAATCCAAAGAAAACCTGCAAATTTTAAATGGAAATCTATTAAAATTAGAAAAAGAACCTGAAAATACAGAAGTTCTAAATGAAATATTCAGGGTTGCACATACCTTTAAAGGTATGGCAAAGACAATGGGCTTTAACTATACATCTGATTTAACCCATAATATGGAAAATCTTCTCGAACCTTTAAGAAGTGGCAAAAAACAGGCTGACAGCAAGGTTGTTGATCTTCTTTTCAGTTGTCTTGACAAACTGGAAGGACTTGTCGACAACATTGTCGACAAAGGTTCAGAAAATGAAGATGTTTCCATAAATCAACTTGTAAAAGATTTACAGGCTGTAATCAGCAACAAAGAATCTGCTGCCCCTGACACTTCGGCATGCCAAAAACTTGAATTTAATGAATACGAACAAACAGTAATTAATGCGGCACTTAATCAAGGCCTAACAATCAAAGAAATAACAGTATACATCTCAAATGATTGTGTTCTTCCCGGCGTAAGAAGCTATATGATAAATTCTCTTCTTGAAAATATGGGAGAAATTGTAAAGTACATTCCTTGCGTTGAAGAAATAGAATCAGGCGTATTCTTACAAACAAAAGATTTCAACCATGTAGTCAAGGCTGTATTTATTACCAATGAGCCTAATGAGCAAATAAAAGAGAAAATAAAAGATATATCAGAAATAGCAGAGGCTGATGTCGCTGATATTACAAATTTAACAAAAACAGATACAGCTACAAAAGACGATGCCCCAGGAACAACTACAGAAATTAAGCAATCAGAAGAAACAAAGCCTGAAGATATTCAAGAACAAAAAGCAATTTCTAAAGTTGTTAATCAAACCATCAGAGTAAATGCAAGCAGGCTGGATAAGCTTATGAATCTTGTAGGGGAGCTTGTAATCAATAAAACAAGAATATTTGAATTATCAAAAGATCTTGAAAGCAATGACCTGATAAATTCTGTAGGGTTTATGGAAAATATTACCGGCGAAATTCAAGAAATTGTGATGAAACTTAGGATGGTTCAGGTAGATCAAGTATTTAACAGATTCCCCCGCCTTGTAAGAGACATTGCTAAAAACCTAAAAAAAGAAGTTAATCTTGTAATAAAAGGTAAAGAAATAGAAATTGATCGTGCTGTTGTTGATGAAATAGGCGACCCTTTAGTTCATTTAATTAGAAATTCACTTGATCATGGTCTTGAAACCCCTGAAGAACGTATTAAAAAGGGCAAATTAGCCAAAGGAACTATCGAACTGCACGCTTTAAACGAAGGCGATAATATTTTAATAAAAGTTATTGATGACGGACGGGGAATAGACCCTGACAATATCAAAAGGAAGGCGATCTCTAAAGGATTTATCACGGAAGAAGCCGCACGATCTTTAGACGAAAGCGCTATTTTTGATTTGGTGTTAAAGCCCGGTTTTTCTACGGTAGAAGTAGCAACTGATTTATCAGGACGCGGTGTTGGAATGGACGTGGTTAAATCAAAAGTTATTTCGCTTGGAGGAACAGTAAATATAAGCTCAAAAATAGATAAAGGGACTGTTGTTACAATAACTTTACCTTCTACAATGGCAATTATACAGGCTTTAATTATAAAAATCGGCGAAGAAATCTACGCTATGCCTCTTAACTGCATTAACGAAGTAATTGACATAACAGCAGATCAAGTTAAAAAAATTCAAAATAAAGAAGTTATAACTGTAAGAGAAAAAACTATTCCGCTTTTAAGAATGCCGGAATTTCTTGAAACACCGGGTTATATCGATGATGCTGAAAAACCTATTACTGTAGTAATCGTAAAAAGTCAGGAAAAATATATCGGCATATCTGTAACAGAACTTGTTGGACAACAGGAAGTCGTTATTAAGCCAATAAACAAAAAATTATGTTCAGAACACTATATTTCGGGAGCAACAACTCTTGGAAACGGCGAAGTAGCATTGATATTAAACATCAATAATTTAATTTAG
- a CDS encoding chemotaxis protein CheW, whose amino-acid sequence MLEDLIKSGQKEIQVIIFKLGSEEYAVPISCVQEIIMPQKATRIPKSPLYVEGVINLRGNIIPVIDGKKKFLLKDKQDNSLIDKRIMILEVESETTGLIVDNVNEVINLNISEIEPTPIDLAENAEIFCGIGKYNNRLLILINSEKFMAINDEEKKIEAFVKVTEVIKKAQNAA is encoded by the coding sequence ATGCTTGAGGATTTAATAAAATCAGGACAAAAAGAAATACAAGTTATAATCTTTAAACTTGGTAGTGAAGAGTATGCCGTTCCAATAAGCTGTGTTCAGGAAATAATAATGCCCCAAAAAGCTACCAGAATACCGAAATCGCCTCTCTATGTGGAAGGTGTTATTAATTTAAGAGGCAATATAATTCCTGTTATAGACGGAAAAAAGAAGTTTTTGTTAAAAGACAAACAGGATAATTCCTTAATTGATAAAAGAATCATGATTTTGGAAGTCGAAAGCGAAACAACAGGTCTTATAGTTGACAACGTAAATGAAGTGATTAACCTGAATATCAGCGAAATAGAGCCGACTCCGATTGATCTTGCCGAAAATGCCGAAATATTCTGCGGAATAGGCAAATACAATAACAGGCTATTAATACTTATAAATTCAGAAAAATTCATGGCAATTAATGATGAAGAAAAAAAGATAGAAGCTTTTGTAAAAGTAACGGAAGTAATAAAAAAAGCTCAAAATGCTGCTTAG
- a CDS encoding HDOD domain-containing protein, producing MTTININKLLNRVDAIPSNFHIAIKVAKMLDNLNVNIAELSRIIGADQSFTVQLLKLCNSAQFGFSRKIVTVNDAITRLGFKTLKSLVFVVVSKGSFNKPIDGYDLAKGELWRNSIACAVYSKYLAEISGYKDPELAFTAGLLRDIGKLIIHEYVKEEYNNIVNLVNSENTGFSEAEEKILGYNHSQVGAKIAAKWNFPKVLEETIEFHHNPNSAQNSCLDKHLINIIHVADSIAMMLGIGLGNDGMMHSLNLSSLENIGIDLNSVGIESLISDMVDLSTEIDLLMANMN from the coding sequence ATGACCACAATTAATATAAATAAATTATTGAATCGTGTTGATGCAATTCCCAGCAACTTTCATATCGCAATAAAAGTTGCTAAAATGCTTGACAACTTAAATGTAAACATTGCAGAGCTTTCCAGAATTATTGGTGCTGATCAATCTTTTACCGTACAGCTTTTAAAACTCTGTAATTCAGCGCAATTCGGTTTTTCAAGAAAAATTGTAACTGTAAACGATGCAATAACAAGACTCGGATTTAAAACATTAAAAAGTCTGGTATTTGTTGTAGTTTCAAAAGGCTCTTTTAATAAACCTATTGATGGTTATGATCTTGCAAAAGGAGAATTATGGAGAAATTCCATCGCATGTGCAGTGTATTCAAAATATCTTGCCGAAATATCAGGGTATAAAGACCCTGAACTGGCTTTTACAGCTGGTTTATTACGAGATATAGGCAAACTAATTATACATGAATACGTAAAAGAAGAGTACAACAATATTGTAAATCTTGTTAATTCCGAAAATACAGGTTTTTCTGAGGCAGAAGAGAAAATTTTGGGATATAATCATTCGCAGGTTGGTGCTAAAATTGCAGCAAAATGGAATTTTCCAAAAGTACTGGAAGAAACTATCGAGTTTCATCATAACCCCAATAGCGCCCAAAACTCCTGCTTGGATAAACACCTTATAAATATTATACATGTGGCTGATTCTATCGCAATGATGCTTGGAATAGGGCTCGGAAATGATGGAATGATGCATAGCCTAAATTTAAGTTCTCTGGAAAATATCGGAATAGATTTGAATTCTGTTGGCATTGAGTCATTAATTTCTGATATGGTAGATTTAAGTACGGAAATTGATTTATTAATGGCAAATATGAATTGA
- a CDS encoding chemotaxis protein CheD, whose protein sequence is MSNVINIGMSQIEVSSKPGTILVAPSLGSCIGLAIYDPSSKIGGMAHIVLPDSTKTLKESENQGKYADTAVPEILKKLFSMGANKNKLVIKIAGGAQMFNLQQGSNILNIGFRNTIAVKAALSKEGLELIKADTGGNKGRTFKLDIQTGSFSVKLIGQNEVEL, encoded by the coding sequence ATGAGTAACGTGATAAATATTGGAATGAGTCAAATAGAAGTATCATCAAAACCGGGAACTATACTTGTAGCACCCAGTTTGGGCTCATGTATAGGACTGGCAATCTATGATCCCTCTTCAAAAATAGGGGGAATGGCTCATATTGTTCTTCCTGACAGTACAAAAACATTAAAAGAAAGTGAAAATCAAGGAAAATACGCAGATACAGCTGTTCCGGAAATATTAAAAAAATTGTTTTCTATGGGTGCGAATAAAAACAAACTTGTAATAAAAATCGCAGGCGGAGCTCAAATGTTTAATTTGCAACAAGGCTCTAATATCTTGAATATAGGTTTTAGAAATACAATCGCGGTAAAAGCAGCCCTATCCAAAGAAGGATTGGAATTAATAAAGGCTGATACAGGCGGTAACAAAGGCAGAACATTTAAGCTTGATATACAGACAGGATCATTTTCTGTAAAATTAATTGGTCAAAATGAAGTTGAATTATAG
- a CDS encoding response regulator, producing MPKVLITDDAAFMRMMLKDILTKGGYEIVGEAVNGNDAFEKYNQFKPDLVTMDITMPVCDGITALKKIMDSDPAAKVVMCSAMGQQAMVIESIQSGAKDFIVKPFQPQRVLEAVKKLIG from the coding sequence ATGCCTAAAGTACTAATCACTGATGATGCCGCATTTATGAGAATGATGCTTAAAGATATATTGACAAAAGGCGGATATGAAATAGTCGGAGAAGCAGTAAACGGCAATGATGCTTTTGAAAAATACAATCAATTTAAGCCTGATCTTGTAACCATGGACATCACTATGCCCGTATGCGATGGAATTACCGCATTAAAAAAAATCATGGACTCTGATCCTGCTGCAAAAGTTGTTATGTGTTCAGCAATGGGACAACAAGCCATGGTTATTGAATCCATTCAATCCGGAGCAAAAGATTTTATTGTAAAACCATTCCAGCCTCAAAGAGTTTTAGAAGCGGTTAAAAAACTTATCGGATAA